aaaggggttgaaactagttagagtgcatttcgcgctctatgaactaaataaaataagacggctcttgtttcgcttcacaacgaaatgcctattattgttttattattatttcgtgcaaatacctatgttaacttaaaatttcacccattttggtttatttttataaatatttatttactaataataaaattgttttctattattctccttttcatgaccatttttcagtgcgtcacaaattatagaaaaaaagatAAGTCCGTGATAATCATAGAGGTaatacatataactaaaactcacaattaacaataatctattttttcaaataggccaacaacttagttctattacacaaaaatataataaattaactataaacAAACACTAcattcctatgaaacaacaataacgaattcttaaaatgatacactactgcactgaacagatatccaTAAaaataacagaacagataagagaaaatcttacgcaggtttgtcaaaatgacagtgacaatttctctgtgttgcctaattagttatatgttcgatttctcgtaagaaataaaaaattttagtaggtccaaaatgacacaaaatctaggaatgggataaaaaatttatttgaagaaagtgtatttatttgtcctttttaatggcggtacaggctcctttttgcaatattttatttagttatagagtaatttccacatactaatatatttttaaaattgggctctgtaccgccattctttattatattacgaatatgtgtaccaaatatctcgacaaaatattcaaaattacggccgcaatcttggaccgcgtttgttgctacctgttgatcgctatgTTGCCTCTTAAGCGCTGTCAACAGTGGCTTTAATGAGATAATAATGTGTCGAGCCATAATATTAAAATACTTGTTTTTCTGGACAAAGATGAGCACATGGATGAACCTTACACAAGCAGACTCTGCAGATTGTAAACGTAATCATTAGAATAGTATTCATTTATTtggaaaaatattacaaattacaaaatacaaaattatcAACTATCTAATTTCTTAGTCACattaaaaatatacaattaaaacacaaacattaaatttcaaaaatataactAAAATGTTAAATCCAGGTCTTCAAATGTTTGCAAATCAGGCATATCAACCTCAAAACTTTCATCTAAAAGTACAGGTGCCTCTACAGTACATATATCGTTTGGTAACATTTCAATAAATTCTGGTTCAATGTATGTTGCTGGTTTGAAATCATCAAAATCTGAATCTATAAAAGGTGGTGGGGTTTTTGGAGGATAAGAATAGTTCCTGAGAATTTTTATAATATCTTCTTTATCCAGACGAAGAGATGGCCAAATGTCACTATAGTTGTCTGTAAGAgtaaagaaattgtttattattaattgaattacaaatgttttaacaaattcacatgaaataattactaataatagtatttattttcattatattatagtatcaattttccccttagagggagtgtgagctgTATGGCAAAATCTGAATAATAataaagagtcccaccagagctcaatccttttgataccgtaggtatctgggatgagtcaattttccccttagagggagtgtgagccgtatggctcaCACTGGGAATTTATTTTCCTATTTCAGTTGttgaatttaaataaattttccaTGACGATAAACACTGAATTTAGACAAATCAATATTATAGTAAGATGTAGAGGTAGATTAAATTACCTATATTACTACATTAAAAAATCGGGGAATATAAAAATTTCTCAGGAACTAACATCATATTGTTATGATTTTAGGTATCCAAAAACATAGACAACATACAATTTGTTTTTGATGTCTCTAGGGAGGCATTATAtgatagaaatatattattaattcAACTGACGTAATCAAATATACACACAACGcctgtaatattaaaaaatattaaagcaTATTTCAACAAAATCTACTATGGATTGTGGAATCACGCCTTATTTCTAAACAATCAAATAAAatgtaaaaagaaaataaaatataattccttAAAATAGATTCCTGGCAgactaaaatatatatttatttgttgACAGATGTTGGACAGATGTCAGCTTTAATATGATGTATCTTATATACCagtctttatttatttattatttattgacagaccgaagtccattagtacataatacaattaaaatgtcacacaaactagaaaaacaattcaaaataagatctagtacaaaattggtaaatacataataaacatttttataatcaagtatattcaaatgggaaataagccacaattttacctaaaaatgattttattaacgtttcgacgcccaagtcgggtgtcgttgtcaaaatacaaaataatactaaataaacaaaaatgttgttgcttagtaaaaaattcttctaataatttatttaatctgactcatttatatcggcaattcagacacgtattatacattttaaagtagacgactttaaaatgatattgccaatattgatgagttgcgttcctgggacgactttactaaaagatagttcattcgattacatgaaatcaatcccaactcaagaatatccgccacaaaaaatcatagcatgtgatctgtctttaaaaagacaaccaaatgcaacggtggcactgaaattctcgcgttagagattccatagtaaatcacgagggaaaaccaggaaaaaataataaataaagaattgtaattataattaattataattataattaattaattataattataattaataataaataaagaattgtatttataaaataccttgtgaatgcgaacaattttatataggtgaaacgtcaagaccattagacgttagagtaaatgaacatcagtcttatataaaaaatagagaatttgatagatctcaaatatgtcaacacgcatgggataatgaacatagagttcagtggagagattcgagtatagtcctaaaagaagcagatagtaaaaagagaaaaatcaaagaagcggctctaattatgctaaatgaaaccaattgtgtcgcaaattcctcggtagaatgcagtaggatgtggttacccatattaaaggaggaagtcaatagaaaaaaataccacaattagtaaatcagtaacatatcgagttagtacatatttagtattttagtattatttaaaatttaaaatatcaagtcagaatttggtattagttttgagagtaaactaaatgtaaacccaaatacttacgatgtcgggatagtatcacgaggtttttcctggttttccctcgtgatttactatggaatctctaacgcgagaatttcagtgccaccgttgcatttggttgtctttttaaagacagatcacatgctatgattttttgtggcggatattcttgagttgggattgatttcatgtaatcgaatgaactatcttttagtaaagtcgtcccaggaacgcaactcatcaatattggcaatatcattttaaagtcgtctactttaaaatgtataatacgtgtctgaattgccgatataaatgagtcagattaaataaattattagaagaattttttacaaagcaacaacatttttgtttatttagtattattttgtattttgacaacgacacccgacttgggcgtcgaaacgttaataaaatcatttttaggtaaaattgtggcttatttcccatttgaatatacttgaacataataaacaataataaaattacttgctctCATGTGGGAAAAATCAATGATTTCACCTAAAAATCTTATAAAGATATTTTTTGAGGTTGTAAAACGTGTATGAGAGGTAGCTGTTGAAAAGTCCATGAAGACAGCTAATATTGctttgttttttttaacattcttaaaaagttttatttatatttatttatataaaaatatttaatattttttgcctATGAAATGTTCTTATACATTTTGATAGtttgaaaattaaaatacatGAACAACTGActgagatatttgcaaaaaaacctaatttttgcaataatttataagTATTAAATGCAtttgttttttgtaatataacTACACAAAATTGTGGCAGTTATAacagatcgaccaaatagtttacactgtattcaatttgtttatcctgAAGAGCGATTATTTAAACAACAACTCTACTTGCCCAAACAGTCACTCTAGACACTCTATgagtagggttaccataatttattaaggccaaatccggacaggggtagtccaaggggttgtagaaaatgtaaaatgtgaatttgactgtgttgctaTACCTCTACATTGTACCTACATATATGCGAAATGCTTAGTTTGTACTGGGCCCAGGGATAGGATGTTCTTCATCTGTTCTTCCTTCGTACTTTTCAGAAgacataatttttctcaaaagtggcttgtcattttttattttgtcatggaATTTGGAACATGACATTACAGAATTTGCTTTAATATCGAGAAGCTCTTTTACAACAGGCAGAGATAATCTTCCTCTTTCAGCCGTCCATATAAAATTCATCATCGAAAAGATACGTTCAGTAGGAGCCGAAGTACCAGGCAGACAAAAGATGAATTctcctattttaaaaatattcgtaaaggaAACGTTGCTTTTAGAAAATGCTTCAAATATTTGTCATTTGTCATGAGTGTTTGGGGTTTCTTCTTTAGGTAGTAAAGTCCATTTAGGTTTCAGCTTTTTTGGAACTTGGAGAAGTGACGAGCGCTCATCAAATAATTCATCCACGTCGACAGAATTCGGTACAACGCTGACTATAGTTAAAAGCGCTCTCTTCCATCTCTTTCCAGGTAGGATCACCTTGTAGCCTTAACCATTTGATTTAGCGCAaaatgaaatttcccaccgttgggccaagtgttttccatttttttagtaaagaaaaaaatccggacatttctcatatccggacgccaattcggacatgtctttcaaatccggactgtccggatgagatccggacgtatggtaaccttATCTATGAGGTATTTTGTAAATCgcaatacagtagaaccccgattacgTATCCGTGTGCGAATTATCCGGGCGGCGGATTATctgtgctatgattttctattactcaaattgAATTTTTGAGGTTTTGCCAAATAGCGTCACCGTAAATCACTCGATGGAAACTCTATAAGCCAAGAGGGAGACTCATCAtaataaaagatttattttttctattatatttttatcGTAGGTACATATTAGtgctggagaaatttagcaaaaagaaaagcttgatcgtaactgggttgaaagtagaaacaaatgataataagaaattaaaagaagaaatggaatatttcatagcccaagagttgcaaacacaaataaaactaagaagtgcaacaaaaataggacaaacagtatgcgcaatagaaacagaaaccttcacggataaaatggaaatcctaaacaagaaaagtaaactaaaacagcataaagatcgtatctatacagggtgagtcaccactaacgcgacggaagattacagcgaaatggtaaaagatttgaaaaaaatttaaattgaatagtttgtaagttgataaaagctacattttaaaattatttttatataatatacgccgccaataaatggcggcgtatcaaagttatattttttcttatggaacaccctgtattttattgaattttttaattgtccgcaaaaaaataaggtatagtttcatgaGGCTTCCCTATaactatgtacagagtgttctgagttatgttgacttttcttaaaatgtaaagttttaaaagaaggcttattctcaagttatttacgaAATTATAAAAGCATTACtgttacatctaaatagttgcaTGAtagttgaatgtattccatgattaattattacacatttgtctacagggtgttcaaaatttacagttttattagtggagtattcaatgtgtcatatgatgcttattttaaatagaataccatgtatattaataaataattatactaaacaaatttacttCTTTCGAATGGTGtgtggatgtcctatacctaggtgtcatagtttttgcgtaatttacaattatttaaattcttaatctgtaaatcgattttaaaacaaaagatgaagttaattaatgtcattgtatgacattgtcattttatgacaatacggtc
The window above is part of the Diabrotica virgifera virgifera chromosome 2, PGI_DIABVI_V3a genome. Proteins encoded here:
- the LOC114337181 gene encoding uncharacterized protein LOC114337181; its protein translation is MFSSPTVQIYLSENADSHIQRKQGNNHLSRKPFIDKSINGKSPQEKNMKKILPGKDPLIKQKISPDMSKVIQEDNFDLDGEDFIYSGKTMKDNYSDIWPSLRLDKEDIIKILRNYSYPPKTPPPFIDSDFDDFKPATYIEPEFIEMLPNDICTVEAPVLLDESFEVDMPDLQTFEDLDLTF